The following are encoded in a window of Platichthys flesus chromosome 19, fPlaFle2.1, whole genome shotgun sequence genomic DNA:
- the si:dkey-106l3.7 gene encoding uncharacterized protein si:dkey-106l3.7: MNLYRSFGNLMEAWVNEGGTYPGSPTPSSDTGPNFRSESVDSGVETASTDTSFPASPSTTSADNAEIDAFMPERMGLTPASTSLSPVLSCPVPSSFSSSSPSLCPSKSLNGSSALHSRVEQALQRTDSKNQKDNSELLTVEVVLRRQPRASSMDKLHSTGFVRGQRSDSFGPGRTLNHSASLRQMSENCRRPMSLRWDKLKPEELGEEDMTGLSPGLCYLEQVCQMLENIARQKIQNRALRMEMDALRELKDVQAPDSCQPDCQDAEEDGHVESEEPSFSEAQQVKRNSYGHFRQRSASDTMLTTLHLRQIKSDCRGQHLSTDVLQERLEEEHPQEESTKEESNRTNKNWRTKFSSFRREEPFLREMKGQQMQSSEKNSARRRLSMLFRKRRKPLPVFNETQSQT; this comes from the exons ATGAATCTCTACAGGAGCTTTGGAAACCTCATGGAGGCCTGGGTGAATGAAGGAGGCACGTACCCAGGCTCTCCTACACCGTCCTCTGACACTGGACCAAACTTCCGCTCAGAATCGGTGGACTCTGGAGTGGAGACGGCCAGCACGGACACATCCTTTCCTGCTTCGCCCTCCACCACCTCAGCAGATAATGCAGAGATAGATGCCTTCATGCCAGAAAGGATGGGACTCACTCCGGCCTCCACTTCACTGTCTCCTGTGCTGTCCTGTCCTGtgccctcctccttctcctcttcgtcCCCGAGCCTCTGTCCCAGCAAATCTCTGAACGGCTCCAGTGCCTTGCATTCGAGAGTGGAGCAAGCGCTGCAGAGGACTGACTCCAAAAATCAGAAGGACAACTCAGAGCTCCTCACGGTGGAGGTGGTGCTCAGGAGACAGCCCAGAGCATCTTCCATGGACAAACTGCACTCAACAGGATTcgtgagaggtcaaaggtcagatagCTTTGGGCCAGGGAGGACACTCAACCACTCTGCGTCCCTCCGACAGATGTCAGAGAATTGCAGACGGCCGATGTCTTTGAGGTGGGACAAGCTGAAACCAGAG GAGCTCGGTGAGGAGGACATGACGGGCCTGAGTCCTGGGCTCTGCTACCTGGAGCAGGTTTGCCAAATGCTGGAGAACATCGCCAGACAGAAGATTCAGAATCGAGCATTGCGGATGGAGATGGACGCCCTGCGGGAACTTAAAGACGTGCAG GCTCCTGACAGCTGTCAACCTGACTGTCAAGATGCTGAGGAGGATGGACATGTAGAAAGCGAAGAACCCAGTTTCAGTGAAGCCCAGCAGGTTAAGAGGAACTCTTATGGACATTTTCGACAGAGATCTGCTTCAGACACAATGCTTACAACGCTGCATTTAA GACAGATAAAATCTGACTGCAGGGGGCAGCATCTGAGCACagatgtcctgcaggagaggCTAGAAGAAGAGCATCCACAGGAG GAGTCTACAAAAGAGGAGAGCAATAGAACTAACAAGAACTGGAGGACCAAATTCTCATCTTTCAGAAGAGAGGAGCCTTTTCTGAGAGAAATGAAGGG CCAGCAGATGCAGTCATCTGAGAAAAACTCGGCCCGAAGACGGCTCAGCATGTTgttcaggaagaggaggaagcctCTGCCTGTTTTTAACGAAACACAGAGTCAGACGTGA